The Candidatus Hydrogenedentota bacterium genome includes the window CAGCTTCGAGGCACAGGAACAAATTCGCCGCCTGGGCAGCAACAACATCATTCTGAAGAGCGTCAAGCCACCGGACACCGGAAGCAACAGCGCCCAGCAGAGCTACGTCATTGAGTACGGCCTTACGTATGACGACATTGAACGCGTCCGCGAGTCCATCCCCGGTGTCAGCGTGATCGTGCCCAATCGCATCATGCGCAAACGGGTCTGGAATGCCACGGCCCGAGCGGACGCGGATCTGGTCGGCACCGTTCCCTGGTTCCCCGAAATGCGCAAACTCGGCCTCCGCCAGGGTCGTTTCTTCTCTGATATCGAGATGGAAGAGAAGAAAAACGTGTGCGTCCTGAGCGAAGCGGTCGTGCCCTCGCTTTTTCCATTCGAAAGTCCGCTGGGCCGTAAGATCCGAGTGGACGGGGACTACTATCAGGTCATCGGCATCATCGACCGCGAGGCGGCACCCGCCGGGTTGGGAAAGCAGGACGGCGGCAGCGGCTCTGATTCAAGCAGCATGGACCGCATCTACATACCCCTGTCCACGGCCCGTGACCGTTTCGGCGAAATCCTGCGCAAGCAGAGCAGCGGTAGCTTTGAAAATGAGAAAGTACAACTCCACGAAGCCACGATCCAGGTAAAGGATCAGGCGGAAGTGGAAGAGACCGCCCTCATCATAGGCGAGATACTTGCGCGGCACCACAAGCAGAAGGACTTCGAGATCGAAGTCCCCCTGGAGTTGCTTCGCTCAGCCGAGGAAACGGCCCGCACCTTCAATATCCTGCTGGGTTCCATCGCCGCGATTTCCCTGCTTGTGGGCGGCATCGGCATTATGAACATAATGCTTGCCAGCGTTACCGAGCGCACCAGGGAGATCGGCATCCGCCGCGCTCTGGGGGCCAAGCACCGCGACATCATCATCCAGTTCCTGATCGAGACCGTCCTGCTCTCCGCCACGGGCGGCGCCCTGGGGGTCGTCTTTGGCGTCATGATCCCCATCGCTATCGGAGCCTTCACCGAAATGCGTACCATCATCACGCCGGACGGACCCATCCTTGCTTTCAGTATTTCCGCTATTGTCGGTATTATCTTCGGGATCTACCCCGCCATTCGCGCGGCGAGCATGGATCCCGTTGAAGCGTTGCGACACGAGTAGGGAATAGTGAATTTTGAATAGTGAATGGCGAATGAAGAGGGTACAATAGGGACATGGATCACACTCCGGTGGTTTGGTTTCTTTTATTCATCATTCGCTAATCTTAATTCTCTATTCTTAATTCCCGAAAGGCCTCCATGCCCCTCCCAAGAGACCCTCAGGCTATCACGGTAACCGGTTACGGCGGCGTCGATCTGAATGTGTGGGATTACGGCGGCCTGGGGGAACCCCTGTTGCTCGTGCATTGCACCGGCACCCTCGGCCGAATCTGGGATGTGGTGGTGGCCGAGCTGGGTGACCGGTTTCGCATCCTCGCGCCCGACACTCGAGGTCAGGGCGATTCCCAGGCACCGGAGCAGCGACGGGATTATCTCTGGGACTTCTCCGGTCAGGATTTGCTCGCCATCATGGAGCATTTCGATCTCCCCCGGGGGATGGGCGCGGTTGGTCATTCCGCAGGCGGGGCCCACGTGGCCTATGCCGAACGCAGGGTGCCCGGAATCTTCGGCAAAGTCATGCTCATCGACGCCATCATCGCGGACCGAATTTTCTTCAACGGGGAACATCCGCTGGCGGAGAAAGTCCGCAAGCGGAAGAACGAATTTGAGACTCTGGAAGCGGCTCGGGAGCGGCTGAGTTCGAAGCCCCCCATGGAGCACTGGGTACCCGGTGCGGTGGATTCCTATATCGAGCACGCCTTCACGCCAGCGGAAGGTGGGGGATTCCAGCTCAAATGCCCCGGAAGCCGCGAATCGTGGTTCTACGAGCTCGGCGGTGCCAGTGATATCTACGACGTGCTCGACACGCTCCAGTT containing:
- a CDS encoding ABC transporter permease; amino-acid sequence: MDRRLAGRHSTSPFAPVRLKRTIILGFKSLWLHRLRSLLTVLGIVFGVCSVIAMLAVGEGASFEAQEQIRRLGSNNIILKSVKPPDTGSNSAQQSYVIEYGLTYDDIERVRESIPGVSVIVPNRIMRKRVWNATARADADLVGTVPWFPEMRKLGLRQGRFFSDIEMEEKKNVCVLSEAVVPSLFPFESPLGRKIRVDGDYYQVIGIIDREAAPAGLGKQDGGSGSDSSSMDRIYIPLSTARDRFGEILRKQSSGSFENEKVQLHEATIQVKDQAEVEETALIIGEILARHHKQKDFEIEVPLELLRSAEETARTFNILLGSIAAISLLVGGIGIMNIMLASVTERTREIGIRRALGAKHRDIIIQFLIETVLLSATGGALGVVFGVMIPIAIGAFTEMRTIITPDGPILAFSISAIVGIIFGIYPAIRAASMDPVEALRHE
- a CDS encoding alpha/beta hydrolase yields the protein MPLPRDPQAITVTGYGGVDLNVWDYGGLGEPLLLVHCTGTLGRIWDVVVAELGDRFRILAPDTRGQGDSQAPEQRRDYLWDFSGQDLLAIMEHFDLPRGMGAVGHSAGGAHVAYAERRVPGIFGKVMLIDAIIADRIFFNGEHPLAEKVRKRKNEFETLEAARERLSSKPPMEHWVPGAVDSYIEHAFTPAEGGGFQLKCPGSRESWFYELGGASDIYDVLDTLQFEACVVTGENSYAQPWAAAQQARLPKAKLEVIPGAGHFIPQEKPVETAALIKGWFSSNADAL